From Dendropsophus ebraccatus isolate aDenEbr1 chromosome 2, aDenEbr1.pat, whole genome shotgun sequence, a single genomic window includes:
- the PP2D1 gene encoding protein phosphatase 2C-like domain-containing protein 1: protein MRKFLPTIVETSNVDLQTSDDKNEQISEINEIWLPCSICQERVDLCSLINHKQCHKANNVLGFKPEDDPSNLHILTVQKKKMISQIESSSEYKYREHQKINQSYQTLKGKLLSMAPYTATLCLPSEASCHVYDTIGNSSIVKSVVVCSDKNTRWQSCMEDSFTVLNNYGQRQNTCFAGIFDGYHGNVAAFTAAAEFPILLLDQISAVDTSYKLNEEERLFIRSLDTVFKDNYKEMEDLFLIGNKNGAKATDVEGKHLAYAKAFWRMDRMLRLGRKESSKSRWSGCSAVTCIIEGFTDTQVSTDKDRKRLGMLHVANIGNVKAVLCKNGKSHRLTRDHCTASGQEKKRVLESGGSVSSNESYGLIEGFSKVTRGLGFHGDAQLKKSVIPAPYTISIPIYDTHEFLILASSGLWEVLSTRQVVAIVRDLLTTFLKCPQDVNPGNTGREENSPGENADPETPEHLCTDQVTTNILENNSDNETKEDNPSKLYNKAALCVCQQIMKAAMLAGSQQNITVCLILLPGCEKSSSPDKSSS, encoded by the exons ATGAGGAAATTCCTACCAACCATTGTGGAAACGTCAAATGTGGATTTACAGACTTCAGATGATAAGAATGAGCAAATATCTGAAATTAATGAGATCTGGCTTCCTTGTTCTATCTGCCAGGAACGAGTTGATCTGTGTTCACTTATAAACCACAAACAATGCCACAAAGCTAATAACGTACTGGGCTTTAAGCCAGAGGACGATCCGTCAAATCTTCATATCCTCACGGTCCAAAAGAAGAAAATGATATCTCAGATTGAAAGCTCATCAGAATATAAATATAGAGAACACCAAAAGATTAATCAATCCTACCAAACATTAAAAGGAAAGCTGCTTTCTATGGCACCGTATACTGCCACATTGTGTTTGCCCTCCGAGGCTAGCTGCCATGTTTACGACACGATCGGAAACAGTAGCATAGTGAAATCTGTAGTCGTCTGTTCTGATAAAAATACTCGCTGGCAAAGTTGCATGGAGGACTCATTTACAGTTCTTAATAACTACGGGCAAAGGCAAAACACATGTTTTGCTGGGATTTTTGATGGGTATCACGGGAATGTGGCAGCGTTCACAGCAGCGGCGGAGTTTCCGATTTTACTGCTAGATCAGATTTCAGCCGTGGATACATCTTACAAGCTAAACGAAGAAGAAAGGCTCTTTATCAGATCACTGGATACCGTTTTTAAAGACAATTATAAGGAAATGGAGGATTTATTCCTCATAGGGAACAAGAATGGAGCCAAAGCAACAGATGTAGAAGGTAAACACCTGGCCTATGCTAAAGCGTTTTGGCGCATGGACAGGATGCTGCGACTAGGAAGAAAGGAGAGCTCAAAGTCTAGGTGGAGTGGGTGTTCTGCCGTGACCTGTATCATAGAAGGATTTACAGACACTCAAGTGTCCACAGATAAAGATAGAAAAAGGCTTGGTATGCTTCATGTAGCAAATATTG gaaaTGTTAAGGCAGTGTTATGTAAAAATGGGAAAAGTCATCGTCTTACAAGAGATCACTGTACAGCTAGTGGTCAAGAAAAAAAGAGAGTTTTGGAATCTGGAGGATCTGTAAGTTCTAATGAAAGCTACGGATTAATTGAAGGATTCAGCAAAGTCACAAGGGGACTTGGTTTCCATGGCGATGCCCAACTTAAGAAATCGGTCATCCCAGCACCCTATACCATTTCTATTCCAATATATGACACACATGAATTCCTTATCCTTGCTTCCAGTGGCTTGTGGGAAGTCCTAAGCACCAGGCAAGTGGTAGCAATAGTGCGGGATCTATTAACTACTTTCTTAAAATGTCCTCAGGATGTCAATCCAGGTAATACAGGAAGGGAGGAGAACTCTCCAGGTGAAAATGCTGATCCAGAAACTCCTGAACATCTTTGTACTGATCAAGTAACAACAAATATTCTAGAAAACAATTCAGATAATGAAACAAAGGAAGACAATCCAAGTAAGCTGTATAATAAAGCGGCACTTTGTGTCTGCCAGCAGATCATGAAGGCAGCCATGTTGGCAGGATCTCAGCAGAACATTACAGTGTGTCTCATTCTTCTACCCGGGTGTGAAAAAAGTTCCAGTCCAGATAAGTCATCCAGCTGA